A genomic segment from Juglans regia cultivar Chandler chromosome 14, Walnut 2.0, whole genome shotgun sequence encodes:
- the LOC108990093 gene encoding fasciclin-like arabinogalactan protein 12 translates to MAKQALFSYSIILLVFLFQGITTLAQPATAPAPPAIAPAKPPSPAATPPVQPAKGLAPAPVQSSLVPVQKGPTDIVKILTKAHGYSVFVRLLKNTGVAAQLFDQLNNSNNAFTIFAPTDAAFSSLKPGTINSLSDLQKTQLIQFHILNNLVSLSNFQTLSNPVPTEAGDTSAGEFPLNVTTAGNQVNISTGLVNTTLGGTIYLDNQLAIYQVDKVLLPLDIFVPKPKVAAAPAPTLSNSNTTGTAADSPSGGTTAAAKVDASSAVRLSKYEMLLSIGVAVFAFFATKGT, encoded by the coding sequence ATGGCCAAACAGGCTCTCTTTTCTTACTCAATTATTCTACTTGTTTTTCTCTTCCAAGGTATCACAACTTTAGCCCAGCCTGCCACAGCTCCAGCCCCACCCGCCATTGCACCAGCCAAGCCCCCATCCCCGGCTGCAACACCCCCAGTCCAGCCTGCCAAGGGCTTAGCCCCAGCTCCAGTCCAATCCTCTCTGGTCCCAGTACAAAAGGGTCCTACTGACATCGTCAAAATCTTAACGAAAGCCCATGGCTACTCGGTCTTTGTCCGTCTCTTAAAGAACACTGGAGTGGCTGCACAACTATTCGATCAGCTCAACAATTCAAACAATGCGTTTACCATCTTTGCTCCTACGGATGCCGCATTTTCCAGTCTCAAACCGGGCACTATAAACTCTTTGTCCGACTTACAAAAGACTCAACTAATACAATTTCACATTTTGAACAACTTGGTGTCTCTGTCAAACTTCCAGACTCTGAGCAATCCGGTGCCAACAGAAGCCGGAGATACCAGTGCTGGGGAATTCCCACTAAACGTAACTACTGCTGGCAATCAAGTGAACATCTCAACTGGCCTCGTAAATACCACTTTGGGTGGTACAATATATTTGGATAATCAGCTTGCCATATATCAAGTGGACAAAGTACTTCTTCCACTAGACATTTTTGTTCCTAAGCCTAAAGTAGCAGCAGCCCCTGCACCAACATTGTCCAATTCGAATACCACGGGGACAGCCGCTGACAGTCCATCTGGGGGAACTACTGCTGCTGCTAAAGTAGACGCGTCTAGTGCAGTGCGCCTCAGCAAGTATGAAATGTTGTTATCCATTGGAGTTGCTGTGTTTGCATTCTTTGCAACGAAAGGGACTTGA